One Takifugu rubripes chromosome 2, fTakRub1.2, whole genome shotgun sequence genomic region harbors:
- the mocs3 gene encoding adenylyltransferase and sulfurtransferase MOCS3 — protein MSREVLLLKAQLKERDEEIAALKHKLAQLEKNHNSVQELYDRVTPLTPLTAKTALSNEDIMRYSRQLLVPQLAVQGQLNLSKTSVLVVGCGGLGCPLALYLAAAGIGRLGLLDYDEVELNNLHRQVLHGEENQGQAKALSAAQALKRLNSTVECIPYHLQLSPQNALQLIQQYDIVADCSDNVPTRYLVNDACVLSGKPLVSASALRLEGQLTVYNYHGGPCYRCLYPVPPPPETVTNCSDGGVLGVVPGIMGCVQALEVLKIASGQRTSCSQKLLMFDAQDAKFRSIKLRPKKADCAVCGEEPSVTQLVDYETFCGSAASDKCRRLNLLSRDQRITVQEYKSILDKAEPHLLLDVRPLVEVDICRLPFSLNIPLSCLEERKLEDVQLLKRRIDQLRQGRSGDFQPPVYVICKLGNDSQKAVQVMEKMSGSEVDAVTVKDICGGLMAWAKTIDSTFPQY, from the exons ATGTCTCGGGAGGTTCTCCTCTTGAAGGCGCAACTCaaggagagagatgaagagatcGCTGCTCTGAAGCACAAACTGGCACAACTGGAAAAG AACCATAACTCGGTGCAGGAGCTGTATGACAGAGTTACTCCGTTAACCCCTCTGACAGCCAAAACAGCACTCAGCAATGAAGACATCATGAGATACAGCAGGCAGCTCCTGGTGCCTCAGCTGGCTGTACAGG GTCAGCTGAACTTATCCAAAACCTCAGTGCTGGTCGTGGGCTGTGGAGGACTGGGCTGCCCGTTGGCACTGTACCTTGCAGCAGCAGGCATCG GCCGACTTGGCTTGTTGGACTATGATGAAGTGGAGCTCAATAATCTGCATAGACAGGTGCTCCATGGGGAGGAGAACCAGGGACAGGCCAAGGCGCTGTCTGCCGCCCAAGCTCTTAAAAG GTTGAACTCGACTGTTGAGTGCATTCCATATCACCTGCAGCTCTCACCACAGAATGCTCTACAGCTTATTCAACA ATACGATATCGTTGCTGACTGCTCCGACAACGTCCCCACCCGTTATCTGGTGAACGACGCCTGTGTGCTCAGCGGTAAGCCTCTGGTGTCAGCAAGTGCCCTAAGATTGGAGGGACAG ctaaCCGTATATAACTACCATGGAGGCCCCTGCTACAGATGTCTGTATCCagtacccccacccccagagaCAGTGACCAACTGTTCTGATGGCGGGGTCTTAGGAGTGG TACCAGGGATAATGGGCTGTGTTCAAGCTTTGGAAGTGCTCAAGATCGCTTCAGGACAAAGAA CTTCCTGCAGCCAAAAGCTGCTGATGTTCGACGCACAAGACGCCAAATTCAGGTCCATTAAGTTGCGACCCAAAAAGGCTGACTGTGCAGTTTGTGGAGAGGAGCCAAGTGTTACCCAGCTGGTGGACTACGAGACCTTCTGTGGGTCTGCTGCCTCTGATAAG tgtcgTAGACTCAACCTCCTTTCCAGAGATCAGAGGATCACAGTACAG gAATATAAATCCATACTGGACAAAGCGGAGCCCCATCTTTTGTTGGATGTGCGCCCTCTTGTGGAAGTGGACATATGCCGTTTACCTTTCTCTCTCA ATATTCCCCTTTCGTGTTTAGAGGAAAGAAAGCTCGAAGATGTTCAGTTACTGAAAAGGCGAATCGACCAATTGAGACAGGGGAGGTCGGGTGACTTCCAGCCTCCAG TGTATGTGATCTGTAAGCTAGGCAACGACTCCCAGAAGGCGGTGCAGGTTATGGAGAAGATGAGTGGATCAGAAGTGGACGCTGTCACTGTAAAAGACATTTGCGGGGGCCTAATGGCCTGGGCAAAGACAATAGACTCCACCTTTCCTCAGTATTAA